Below is a window of Poseidonibacter antarcticus DNA.
CTTCTCTTAAATAGATTAATTTATATTTACCTTTAAAATTATCAAAAAGGTTTTTGATTAAAGGTTCGGTATGTTTAGCATTTTGACTTTTGTCATTTATTATATATATTTTTTCTATATTAGGAATAATTTTTTCTATTAATTTTATATTAGTTTTTAAATCTCTTTTTTCTAATAGAGCTGATACTTTATTTTCCAAATTGTATTTTATTAACTTCTTTTTATCAAAGTTTTCATTTCCAACACTTAATATATTTTCATTAATAAAAAAATTATTGTAATTTTTAGTAACAAAATCATAAGCAAATCTATCTATTGTTAAAACCAAATCATATTTTCTATTTTTTAATTGTACTTTATATAAGTCTTTTAACTTTTCATAATATAGGGATGATGTAATTCGTTTTGAATCCATATATAAAATATTTATATCAATTGAGGGATATTTATAAAGAGTTCTTTCTATCCCTTTAATTATATTATCACTCCACGCATAACCTTTATGGTATGAATTTATAATTAAAATAGATGAATTTGCAAAAAGAAAAGTAGTAAATAAAATAGATATTAAAATGAGTTTTTTCATAAAGCATATTATAGCAGTAATTTAAATACTGCCATAATATTTGTTTTTATAAGATAAAGAATCCTAATAGAACTAATGCACCTAAGTATATAGCTCCAAATATAAATCCTAATTTCCACCATGTAGCTTGTGAAATATATCCAGCCCCATACCAAATAGGAGAAGGACCTGTTCCATATGGAGTTATAATTCCCATTAAACCTAATGAACCTACAAATAAAATTGCAATAGTATGAACCATATCAGCAGGAACTAAATTTACAGCAATTCCTAAAAACAATGGTAAAAGTGCAACAACATGTGCAGTTACACTTGCAAATAAATAATGGAATAAGAAAAATAATACTAATAATACAATTGCTATAGTAATAGGATCTAAACCTACTAACCATGTAGAAATAAGTCCAGCTGCCCATTCTAAATAACCAACTTTGTTTAGACCACCTGCCATTGCAACTAATGTAGCAAACCAAATAAATACATTTATTGCAGCTTTATTTGTAATAACATCTTCCCATGTAATTACATTTGTAATAACTAATAAACACAATACCAATAAAGCAGCAACTGTACTATCTATTCCAATTTGTTTTCCAAAAATCCATAGTCCCAAAGCTAATAATCCAAGACCTAACATAGTTAACTCTTTAGCAGTAATAGATCCCATAGCTTTTAATTCTTTTGCTGCCCAAATAGGAGCTTCTGGTGATGTTTTTTGTTCAGGTGGATATATAACATATGCAAGAATTGGTACAAGTAAAAATAATGGAATCATAACTACAGCTAAAGTTGTAAACCATTCACCCCAAGATATTAGAACACCTGCACTTTTTTCTACTAATGAAACTGCTAATAAATTTGGAGCAAGTGCTGTTAAAAACATTGAACTCGTTACACAAGTAGCTGCAATTGCAACCCATGAAATATATGCACCTAATTTTCTAGGTTCATTTTCAGGAGTTGAATTAAACATTTGAGGGATGTTAATAGCAATAGGGAAAATTGTCCCTGCACTTCTTGCAGTATTTGAAGGCATAAAAGGAGCTAGAATTCCATCTGAAAATGCAACAGCATATCCTAAACCTAAAGAAGTTTTACCTAAGTATTTTACAAGTAATAAAGCAATTCGTTTACCAAGACCTGATTTTTTATAACCTAATGCAAACATAAATGCAGCAAAAATCAACCAAATAACTCCATTTGAAAAACCACTTAAAGCCCAATCTCTATTGGCTTTTGCAGTTTCACCTACAAGCCCAAGAGTTGCACTTAAAGAAACACCTACCAAACCAACAAGTGCTGCTGGAATTGGTTCTAAAATAAGAGCAACAATTACTCCTAAAAAGATTGCAAAAAAGTATTGAGCATTTACTGCTAATCCTTCAGGTGTTGGTAATATTGCGATAATTACGATAACTAATAAAGGTAAAATTATCTTAATTTTATTACTTGAAAACATTATTTTCTCCTTAATATTTTTTATATTTGAATACTAAGATAAAAATGTGACTTGAGTATGACTTTTTAGAAAATTTTGCATAAAAAAAAGGAAGAAGCAAAAGCTCCTTCCTTTTTTTAATATTTTATAGTATTTATTAAATTAATGAGTTAATTTTATCAGTAAATGCTTGCTTAGAAGAAGCACCAACCATTTGATCTACAACTTCACCATTTTTCATAAAAATGATAGTTGGGATAGATCTAATTCCATATTTAACTGCTAAGTCTTGTTGCTCATCAGTATTAACTTTACATATGTTTGCTTTACCTTCGAACTCTTCTGCTAATTCTTCAATAACTGGAGCAATCATTCTACAAGGTCCACACCATGGAGCCCAAAAGTCAACTAAAGATACACCTTCATTTGTGATTTCTTCAAAGTTTGCTGGAGTTAATTCTGTATATTTACTCATTTTATTTCCTTTATTATTAAGTGTTGTTTCTAAATTTGTTTATTTAATATAAAGCTCTAAATTAAACTTTTCAAGTTTACTCTTTAATAACTTAAAATTAGTTTTATTTTCTTATTGTATTTCTTACTAATCTTGCCTAAATTAATTTTTAGATAAAATATTTAAAAATTAAACTACGGATAATTTACATGGATATTAGAAAAGAATACTTAGAATTTTTCAAAAATAAAGGACATGACATTGTTTCATCAATGCCTTTAGTTCCTGATGACCCGACACTTATGTTTACAAATGCAGGGATGGTTCAGTTTAAAGATATATTCACAGGTGCAATTCCAAGACCTGCTAACCCAAGAGCAACTTCTTGTCAACTGTGTGTAAGAGCTGGAGGAAAGCATAATGACTTAGAAAATGTTGGATATACAGCACGTCATCATACATTATTTGAGATGTTAGGTAACTTCTCTTTTGGTGACTATTTTAAAAAAGATGCTATTGCTTATGCATGGGAATTTATTACAATAAATCTTGAACTTCCTATTGATAAATTATGGGTAACAGTTCACGAAAGTGATGATGAAGCATACGAATTATGGCAAGAGCATATTGATGCTTCAAGAATCAAAAGATTTGGAGATAAAGATAACTTCTGGTCTATGGGAGATACAGGTGCATGTGGTCCTTGTAGTGAAATTTTCTATGATCAAGGAAGTGAGAACTTTGATACAGATGAAGATTATTTAGGTGGAGAAGGTGATAGATTCCTAGAAATCTGGAACTTAGTATTTATGCAATATGAAAGAGATACTAAAGGTGTTTTAAATCCTCTTCCAAAACCTTCAATTGATACAGGTATGGGATTAGAAAGAGTTATTGCTATTAAAGAAGGTGTATTAAATAACTTTGATTCATCAAACTTCCAACCAATTATTAAAAAAATTGAAGAGTTATCTAAGAAAGAAATTACACCTGAGAATATTGGTTCATATAGAGTAATTGCTGATCATTTAAGAGCTACTTCTTTTATGCTTTCTCAAGGTATTTTATTTGGAAATGAAGGTCGTCCTTATGTTTGTAGAAGAATTTTAAGACGTGCTGTAAGACATGGATATTTATTAGGATTTAGAAAACCATTTATGGCAAAAGTTTATGATACTTTATGTGATATTTTAGGTAATCACTATACAGATTTAGTTGCTCAAGCTAACTATATTAAAGAACAACTAACTCTAGAAGAAGAGAGATTCTTTAAAACAATTGATTTAGGTATGAATATATTTAATGAAGAACTAGCAAATACAAAAGAAATTTTCTCAGGAGAAATTGCTTTTAAATTATATGATACTTATGGATTTCCATTAGACTTAACAGAAGATATGTTAAGAGATAAAAATCTAAAAGTTGATAATGCAAAATTTGATGAATTAATGAATGCTCAAAGAGCAAAAGCAAAAGCTGCTTGGAAAGGTAGTGGAGATGCTGCAACAGAAGGTGACTTTAAATCATTACTTGAAAAATATGGTAAGAATAATTTTGTTGGATATGAAAAAACTTTTGAAAATGCAACAATTGTAACTTTATTAGATGAAAAATTTCAAGAAGTTGAGACATTAAATGCAGGACAAAGTGGATGGGTGATGTTAGATAATACTCCATTTTATGCAACATCTGGTGGACAAACTGGTGATACAGGTACATTAAAAGATAATGAAGATATTGCTATTGTTAAAGAAACTTCAAAGTTCCATGATATAAACCTTTCAAAAGTTACTGTTGAAAAATCAGTGCTTAAAAAAGGTCAAAAAGTTCAAGCTATTGTAATAAATAGAAATGAAATTGAAAAACATCACAGTGCTACTCACCTTTTACAATCAGCACTTAAAATTGTTTTAGGTGATACAGTTGCACAAGCTGGGTCATTAAACGATACTAATAGATTAAGATTTGATTTTACATACCCAAAAGCTATGACAAATAAACAAATCAAAAAAGTAGAAGAATTAGTTAACTCTATGATAGCAAATGCAATAAAAGGTAATGTTGAAGAACTACCAATTGAAGAAGCTAAAAACAAAGGTGCTATTGCTATGTTTGGTGAAAAATATGGTGATAGTGTAAGAGTTGTAAGTTTTGGTGATGCATCTGTAGAATTTTGTGGAGGAACTCACGTAAAAAATACTGCTGATATTGGTTCAATTTATATTACAAAAGAATCAGGTGTTAGTGCAGGAGTACGAAGAATTGAAGCTGTTTGTGGATTAGCAGCTGTTGATTATACGAACTCTATAATAAGTAAATACAATGAAGTACAAGAAGAAGTTAAAAACCAAGATGCACTTATAGGTATTAAAAAACTTAAAGAACAAATCAAAGAACTTAAAAAAGAAGTACAATTAGCTCAAAGCCAAAGAGCAACTTCTGTTAAAGAAGAAATGATTGGTGATGTAAAAGTTGTAGTTGATGTTGTAGAAAATGGTGATATTAAAAAAATTGTAGATGATTTAAAAAATGAAAATGATAAATTAGCTGTTTTATTACTTCAAGCTAAAGGCGAAAAAGTTATGCTCGTAGCTGGAAGCAAAAACACAAATATCAAAGCTGGTAATTGGATTAAAGAAATTGCTCCAATCGTTGGAGGAGGAGGCGGTGGTCGTCCTGACTTTGCACAAGCTGGTGGAAAAGATATAAGTAAAATTGCTGATGCAAAAAAAGCTGCCTTAGAATATGCAAAAGCAAATCTGTAGGTATTATAATGACTGAATCAACATCTTTTTTATCAATTATTGTTTTTTTACATGTACTTTCTGCTGTATTATGGGTTGGAGGGATGATTGCAATTAGATTTGCAGTTCATTACTCAATTCAAAATATAGCTGAACCAAAAATAAAAATTGCAAGAACACTAGAATATTTAAAAAGATTTTTTAATATGGTTATTCCAGCAATTATACTATTACTTGTAACTGCAATTATTTTAATATTAACACTCGGATTTAAAGGTACACCTTTATATTCTTTTGTAATTGTTAAAGAAGTGATATGGACTATTATGACTATAGTTTTTATTACTATTTATATCAAAAGAAATGAAGCAGAAAAAGCTTTTATATCGGGTGATTTTTTAGGTGCTAAAACTAGACTAGCTCCTATTGCAAAATATTTTATACCTTTAAATATTACTCTAGGAATTATTGCAATTTATTTTGGTATTACTTTAAGAGGGTTCTAATCCTCTTAAAGTAAAAATAAACCTTTACTTTTTATAGATTTTAATGTCTATGTCTATTATGAGAATTATGCCTTCTATGACCTCTATTATAATTCCCATGTCCTCTTGAATATCCATGATGACTTCTAATAAAAAATGGTTCAAATATAATTACTGGTTTTATTATAGCTCTTGGAGCATGATTGTATCTATGGCATCCTGTAAATAACAATATTATTATTGTAAATAGTAAGAATCTTTTTTTTAACATTTAAAACTCCTTTATTCACATTATTAATAAAGATTGTGCATAAATTGTATATATTTATTTATCAGAAAATTCAATCTCTTTAGAAAAATAATTCCCTATAATATTATTATTTACTAAACTGCTATTATATTTGGAGCTATATCTTTGTTTACTTAAATATCTATTTACATAATTTTTATCAAAACTTTTAATTATTTTAGTAAATAAAACTCCTTTATAATCTACAATAAAAGTATCTTCAAAAGAAGAAAAATAATAAATTAAATTCAAAATATATTTATCATTAATTAAATAAGTATTAAATTCAAAATTTTCTAAATCTATTCTTTCAAGAATACGCAT
It encodes the following:
- a CDS encoding DASS family sodium-coupled anion symporter; translated protein: MFSSNKIKIILPLLVIVIIAILPTPEGLAVNAQYFFAIFLGVIVALILEPIPAALVGLVGVSLSATLGLVGETAKANRDWALSGFSNGVIWLIFAAFMFALGYKKSGLGKRIALLLVKYLGKTSLGLGYAVAFSDGILAPFMPSNTARSAGTIFPIAINIPQMFNSTPENEPRKLGAYISWVAIAATCVTSSMFLTALAPNLLAVSLVEKSAGVLISWGEWFTTLAVVMIPLFLLVPILAYVIYPPEQKTSPEAPIWAAKELKAMGSITAKELTMLGLGLLALGLWIFGKQIGIDSTVAALLVLCLLVITNVITWEDVITNKAAINVFIWFATLVAMAGGLNKVGYLEWAAGLISTWLVGLDPITIAIVLLVLFFLFHYLFASVTAHVVALLPLFLGIAVNLVPADMVHTIAILFVGSLGLMGIITPYGTGPSPIWYGAGYISQATWWKLGFIFGAIYLGALVLLGFFIL
- the trxA gene encoding thioredoxin, with the protein product MSKYTELTPANFEEITNEGVSLVDFWAPWCGPCRMIAPVIEELAEEFEGKANICKVNTDEQQDLAVKYGIRSIPTIIFMKNGEVVDQMVGASSKQAFTDKINSLI
- the alaS gene encoding alanine--tRNA ligase, translated to MDIRKEYLEFFKNKGHDIVSSMPLVPDDPTLMFTNAGMVQFKDIFTGAIPRPANPRATSCQLCVRAGGKHNDLENVGYTARHHTLFEMLGNFSFGDYFKKDAIAYAWEFITINLELPIDKLWVTVHESDDEAYELWQEHIDASRIKRFGDKDNFWSMGDTGACGPCSEIFYDQGSENFDTDEDYLGGEGDRFLEIWNLVFMQYERDTKGVLNPLPKPSIDTGMGLERVIAIKEGVLNNFDSSNFQPIIKKIEELSKKEITPENIGSYRVIADHLRATSFMLSQGILFGNEGRPYVCRRILRRAVRHGYLLGFRKPFMAKVYDTLCDILGNHYTDLVAQANYIKEQLTLEEERFFKTIDLGMNIFNEELANTKEIFSGEIAFKLYDTYGFPLDLTEDMLRDKNLKVDNAKFDELMNAQRAKAKAAWKGSGDAATEGDFKSLLEKYGKNNFVGYEKTFENATIVTLLDEKFQEVETLNAGQSGWVMLDNTPFYATSGGQTGDTGTLKDNEDIAIVKETSKFHDINLSKVTVEKSVLKKGQKVQAIVINRNEIEKHHSATHLLQSALKIVLGDTVAQAGSLNDTNRLRFDFTYPKAMTNKQIKKVEELVNSMIANAIKGNVEELPIEEAKNKGAIAMFGEKYGDSVRVVSFGDASVEFCGGTHVKNTADIGSIYITKESGVSAGVRRIEAVCGLAAVDYTNSIISKYNEVQEEVKNQDALIGIKKLKEQIKELKKEVQLAQSQRATSVKEEMIGDVKVVVDVVENGDIKKIVDDLKNENDKLAVLLLQAKGEKVMLVAGSKNTNIKAGNWIKEIAPIVGGGGGGRPDFAQAGGKDISKIADAKKAALEYAKANL